CCCTGGTCATTGCGAGAAGCGCAGCGACGAAGCAATCTCATGGTAATTGGTCTAACCACGAGATTGCCACGCACGCATACGGCGCGCTCGCAATGACGTTTGTTTATCACTTGTTCCGAATTCACATTTCTGATATTATGATTTCAGAATTTACTGCAAAGAGGATAGAAAAATGCAAATCACTAGATCCTTCAAGTCAGAGATCAAAACCCGGGGACAGCTTACCATTCCCAAGAAGCTCAGAGATACCCTCAATCTGGAAGAAGGTCAGGAGGTGTCCATCATTCCTGTGGGGGATTCTTTTGTGGTTACCCCCAGAAGGCTCGAGCTCGATGAGGCGCGTCGGCAGATACGGCAGATACTCAAACGCTCCAGTTGTTCAATTCAGGAAGTAATGGAAGGCTTGCAGGAGGAACGCGCATCACTTTACTCTGAGCTCTATGGCAAAAAAAACGATTAAGATATTTCTTGATTCAAATGTAATATTATCGGGCTTGTTTTCAGAAACAGGCCCTCCTCGTATTATTCTCGATATTCTTTGCGCACACATCCCCGGGGTAAGCGGCGTGACCGGTCATTACAATCTCATGGAGATCGAACGCAACATCAAAAAGAAAATGCCTCAGGTGTATCCCGTATATGAAAAATATATGCCACTCTTAAATTTAAAGATCATTCCCCTGCCTTCATCAGATGATATTCAAGAACATTCCGGTCATGTGCGGGATAAAGACACCCCCGTAATTGTTTCTGCACTCCACAGTGGCGCTGACTATCTTGTGACCGGAGATAAAAAGGATTTCGGCACATTAGCAAGGTCAAGATCATTTACCTTCCGCATTGTAAATCCCTCTGAAATGCTCGATATCTTTGGAAGGTACCTGGGTCATACAAAAAACCCCCGACTTTTAAAACGGGAACAAGAATGATTCTACTTTAAAAAAGGAACAAAAATAACTCTACTTTGAAAAAATAAAGCCTCTTATCAAGAATATCTCCCGCAAGGAAGCCATCGGGAACATCGGCAATTTCGGCGGGCTCTTTCACCTTGATGTGGAAAAATACAAGAACCACCCTTCGTAAAAGTTCATACACGAGAATCCCCCTTTGTAAAAACTCAAAGACAAGAATCCCCCCTTTATAAAAGTTCATATACAATGATCCCTCCTTTATAAAACTCAAACACATGAATCCCCCTTTATAAAACTCAAATATAAGAATCCCCCCTTTGTAAAAGTTCAACTATAAGACCCCCCCTTTGTAAAAGGGGGGCAGGGGGGATTTAAAATGCTACCATACAAACCAAACCTCAAGCTCCACTCACGCAACCTCAGAAAAAACATGACAGACAGCGAACTGATCCTCTGGCAACGGTTGCGAAGAAAACAAATCCTTAATATACAGTTCTACTGTCAAAAACCGATCGGCGATTACATCGTGGATTTCTATGCGCCAATGGCAAAGCTCGTGGTCGAGATCGATGGTTCGCAACATAAGGATGAAGAGAATGTTGAAAAAGACCGCATCCGTGATGAAACGTTAGCCGATATGGGTTTATCGGTATTACGGTTTCATTCCAATGAAGTGTTGAGAGAAACAGATGCAGTTGTTGAGGTCATCTACAGGACTGTTAAAAGGAAGATTAATATAAAATCCCCCTGAATCCCCCTTTTACAAAGGGGGACTGGTTTTACTTCATTTTGTTACCCCCTCTTTAAAAAAGAGGGGGGCTAAGGACTCCGGCGGAAATGTAGTTTTCCGATTTGCCTGCTCTTATAAAATTCACTCGATGAATTGTACTGAAGAAGACTCAATGATTTTCTGGTGATGGTAAGTGGGTTGCGAGGAAACGTTTTATTAATATGGCTGGTACGTGGTCCGGCTTGTAATAGTCATAAAATATATTTGTATGTCGATAATTCTTAAGTAGAGCCAATTCCGCCTTTGCCCCCTTCTGTTGTAATTCATTGTACAATGCCACAGCATTTGTCCTTGGAACAGCCCAATCATCTCTGCCATGAATAATTAAACTTGGCGGTTCGATACCAGTCACCTGGTCAACAGGTGAGGCAAGTTGTTTCGAAGGGGAAGATATCAACCTAATATATTCTGCAATGGTTGGGCTCAAGTAGTTTTCCTTTAAATTCAAATCATAAAAACCGCTCATAGGAATCCAGCACTTCACTTTTGCCTTGTCTATATTATATTTCAATTGCCACCGGGTTCCAGTTACCAATAATGCAGCTAAGTGAGCGCCGCATGAAGCGCCCGTTATGGCTATGTTATCAGGGTCACCACCATAATTTTGAATTTTTTCTGTGACCCATTTTAATGCTAGTGCACAATCATTAATTGCCTCATTAAATGGATACTCTGGTACATAACGATAATTTATAGA
This window of the Deltaproteobacteria bacterium genome carries:
- a CDS encoding AbrB/MazE/SpoVT family DNA-binding domain-containing protein is translated as MQITRSFKSEIKTRGQLTIPKKLRDTLNLEEGQEVSIIPVGDSFVVTPRRLELDEARRQIRQILKRSSCSIQEVMEGLQEERASLYSELYGKKND
- a CDS encoding PIN domain-containing protein, translated to MAKKTIKIFLDSNVILSGLFSETGPPRIILDILCAHIPGVSGVTGHYNLMEIERNIKKKMPQVYPVYEKYMPLLNLKIIPLPSSDDIQEHSGHVRDKDTPVIVSALHSGADYLVTGDKKDFGTLARSRSFTFRIVNPSEMLDIFGRYLGHTKNPRLLKREQE
- a CDS encoding endonuclease domain-containing protein, giving the protein MLPYKPNLKLHSRNLRKNMTDSELILWQRLRRKQILNIQFYCQKPIGDYIVDFYAPMAKLVVEIDGSQHKDEENVEKDRIRDETLADMGLSVLRFHSNEVLRETDAVVEVIYRTVKRKINIKSP
- a CDS encoding alpha/beta hydrolase, coding for LKQKDIDCKNEVIKNYLTNPIKPTHKIQYGPHNLQTLDVYTIKSPSLRPVIFFIHPGESTSFAVVPAVPSWLSLGYTVVSINYRYVPEYPFNEAINDCALALKWVTEKIQNYGGDPDNIAITGASCGAHLAALLVTGTRWQLKYNIDKAKVKCWIPMSGFYDLNLKENYLSPTIAEYIRLISSPSKQLASPVDQVTGIEPPSLIIHGRDDWAVPRTNAVALYNELQQKGAKAELALLKNYRHTNIFYDYYKPDHVPAILIKRFLATHLPSPENH